The genomic stretch AATACATGGGGTTGCGGTTTTCGTGATCTTTTCGTGCCCTATTCTCCCCAATATCCAACAGGACATAATTCATGATCTCCTATTTTTTTCGTGTCCTCGTGGCCAACTCTCTCCAATAACCAACGGGACAAAATTCCTAACTCCTTCTTTTTCCTGCCCTTTCGTGTTTTTTCTGTTTTTTTTCGTGGCCTCTTCTCCCCTCTCCCTTTTTCCTACCCTTTCGTCCTTTTCGTGGCCAAATCTCTAAAAAAAACTCACACGCTTTAACCATAAAAAAAGAGCCCTGCCGAAGCAAAGCTCTTTTTCCACAAAAAATATCCTAAACCAACTATTCGTTTTAGTAAGAGATCACTCTATTGATCAGTCTCTTGTTTCCCTGATTAATCTCAACGATCAGCATCCCACTATAGTTTGCCGGAATAGTTAGGGTATTCGTTCCAGCTGTGGCGTCAAAGGAGCGAGAAAAGATGGTTCTACCCTGCAGGTTTTTCAGCGATACCTGTGCGGGCCCCGAACTCTGAGCAACCCAATTGGCACGTACAAACCCGTTGGACATTGCCGTGCGGAGAGTGCCCGGGCGAACCTGAGGACTACGGGTCTGAGCAGAAGTGGGTTCATAAATTGTTGTGGTGGCAGTTTTCCACTCATCATCATTTTCTACTTCGTCTGTTGGTATGGTGGTTACTGCTTCCACGTTACCACCGCCTCCTCCGGGAACGAGCATCTCAAAGTTATAAACGGTATCGGCGGTTCCATCCTTTCCATTAAACACAATCCAGTCCACATAGATCGTTCCGCGATACCCTTCGGAGTATGTCTGCAAAGCAAAAGAAGTTACATTATCAGCAACAGCCGGAACCAAAGCACCCTCCTCCTCTTCATCATCTGAGATAGGAACAGTGTAGTTCTCCCATTCATTAAAAGTTAAATCACCAAGAGATGCTTCTCTCCAGATCCACTCGTCATCTACTGGTGACATAGTAACCAGGTTCAGGGATAACCAGCCATAATTTGTGGTGCCTTCGGATACATAGTCTGTTTCACCATTTACATAAGCACGAACGGTGATTGATTCATAGGAGGTCATATCCTGCCTCAACACATCCAGTTCAACCTGCCCCCAGGTGAAGTCTTTTTCGGATACGAGGATCTTTAGTGCCTGTGACTCATCTGGTGGCTGGACCAGAGATGTATCACCTTCAAGCTTTTCCATTCCCCATCCTGAGCGGATCGCATTGAGCAAACCCAGGTCAAAAATCTCCCCGGTATGACGATCAAAAATTGTGAAGGTATTGTTTCCCTGGTACCCGGTGTCCCATGGAAATGGAATGATACCTCTTTGTTTTGCAGCAGCTACTACGTATTCATAATAGGTGCGTCTGGATTGAATATGTCTGCTCAGTACATCTCCGGTAAGGTGCATTCGTTTCATTGCGCCAAATTCACCCAGAATCACGGGGATATCGTTGTCCACAAACCGACTTTTCATAAGGTCAAATACAGAATCCACAAACGCCTCTTCTCCCCACGTAGAATTCCGCTCTGTATCGGTGGTGGAGTGGTTATCCTGGCCCCAGTAATAGAACACATTTCCCCAGTCCTGGTCCTCTGTCATGAGAGTGAACTGGTAGGGATAGAAATGAATTTCTGCCATGAGCCGATCTTCTATGTGATCGGTGGGCATGGTAGTCATTACCTCATAGGTTAGCTCGATATCGGTTCTTGGTCCCTGCACAATGAGCGTCCGCGAAGCGTTATTGCCGCCTGTGGAACGAACCGTATCAATGAAAGTCTGGTGATAGGAGTTAAGAACGTCCATGCGCTCCTGACCGAAGTACGTACCATATTGATCATTGATTGCGGGTTCATTGGTACTGGCAAAGAGCAGGCGTTCATCGTAGTCGCGAAAGACTGTGGCGATCTGTCCCCAGTAGTCGGCCTGTTTGCGGTTTACCTCATCCTGGTATTGCGGCCAGACGTTATGCTCCAGCCATCCCCCGTCCCAGTGAATATTGAGTACAACATACAGATCTATATCGATACAGTAATCCACCACCTCTTTAACGTGGGCCATCCAGTCGGGGTCGATCTCGAGGGTGTTTTGGTCCGCATAGATATCCCACGCTGCAGGGATACGAACCGTTCCGAACCCTGCGGCTTTCACCGAATCCATAAGCTGTTGTGTTGGCAGAGGATTTCCCCAATTTGTTGGTCCTCCAATGGCTTCCATGGTGTTTCCAAGGTTCCACCCCAGGCCCATTTCATCGGCGATTTCGTTGGCTGTGGGAAGAGACTGGGAATTGGCGATGTTCACGGTGAGAGCTACCAAAATTATCAGATAAATGGCTCTTAACCCCTTAAATGATCTCATGAAAAACTCCTTTAGATAGTTATAGTTTAGCATCGTATTAGCAGTGTTCATTTATACAGAGCTTTGAATAGTATTAAACGTCCTGTTAACTCAATATAAGGCAAAATGGTGGTAATGAGTGCTTTGGGGGAGGTTTTTGTTCCTATAACTATTGTCTTTTGTGGTCATGGATGTCTAAGGTATTTGTATTTTTGGGGTGGGTGTCCCGGCACTGACCAAAGGCCAAACAATTCTTTTTGCCTACCAATCATTGAATTTGAGATTTGGTTTAAAGGCGATATCACCATTATTAATGAGAATGAAAAAAAAGAGATTTTTATGGGGCTAAAGGCGATAGACTGGGTCACCCCCGGGCGTCAATGGTGAAAGCGTGAGGGGATCCCTTTGGGGGGACCCTTGGGCTATGATCGCGGGAAGAAGGGAGAACGGATTTTGGTTTTGATCTTTTTCATATATGCGCTGAAAGTGCGGGATATTCGTTGATTTCATTCGAGAAAGTAGAAGATGATAAATGTTAAATGCCCAATTTAAAGAGTATCACCCTTTCCGCTTTGCTTATCATCTGTCGTAATAATCTCGCTTATTAGTTGCTCTGAACTTAGATCGTTAATCCGGATGCTTACCTTACCAGCTCTTCTCATTAAAATTTTCGTGCCAGTTTGAACATAAATGTTTGGAAAAACCCAGGATGCTATCTCACGATTGAGCAGTCCTTTCAGTTGTTCGTTGTAGTCTTCATGTTCACTTTTGATGCGAAACATGGTTACCCGGCCATTTATATCGAGAATCATATCGATAGTAATATCCATTGTAGAATTGCGTATATGTTCCTTTACAATGTTATCTATATTTTCTACATAGATACTGTCTAATTGTCTCAGTAATTCATCTTTTACTATTTGAGGATGCTCATGGAAATTTTCCCACAGTGACTGATTCCATACAGTATCATGAAACGATACGGTGAAGGGCTCTGCAGGATTTTTATCCAAGTAGTAATCATGCGGTTCTGCAATAATTTCAAACATATGGAACTCTTTTATCGCATTTCTGGGATATTGCAGAGTAATCATTTTTAAGTTAACCGAGCACTTACCAAATCTATCAACATTAGAAAAGTGCCATTTTGACACAAGTTCTCCAAGTTCTGCCGCAAATAGTGAGTCTGCTTCATCTTCCAAAGCTATGCGATACGATATCACTGTGCCCGCGGTATCAAGCAACACATCCAGATGCACTTCCTTGTCGATGAATTCATGTTCTTTCAGTAAAGAGTAGAGGTCCTGTCTGTATATCGAAAGTATTCGGGACCTGACTCTGTCAGCCTGAAATTGCTGAACCGGAGATGTGGTATCCCAGTCAAAATGGGGATCATCAAGCGGATTGGCAATCATTTCATTTGTATGCCAGTCTTTATCAACCGGATTATTACAATTTATGGTTGTAACCAGCAATAGTGCTGCAGCGGCAGCCTTCGCCGCTTTCCCGGCAGCAGAGATACGCTTTTGCTGCTGAGTATTTGATGCAGCCGATTTAATCTCATCAATGAGATTTCTAAATTTGTCTTTTGCATCCTGATCATACTTTTCACGCCAAAGAAGCAAATCGTCGCCTAATTGCTTAACCTTGACACTGTTTGCATTGGGATTTTCGGTAACAAAATTGAGAATGGAACCAAGTAGCTTTGCGCTATTATGGTTTAGATCGCTTATAAGTGATCGGCTTGCAGTCTTAATACCAGGGGTAACCTTTTGTGGGTAAAAGTGTTTTAAAAGGTGGTAGTAGTAATCAAGTTGCATGCAAAGAAAGTTCAATCCATTCACATCAAAATTTCTTCCGGTAAAAACTTTACGAAAGATTTCGTACGCTCGCTGCATTCTTTCATCACTAATAGAATAGTTATACCCGAAGTAATCACCAAGTAACCTATTTTGTGCACGTAATTGTTTCTCCAGAGGGGTTCCACTATATACCTCAACTCTTCCAAAATTAACCGGATAGTGGGGATGAGTATTGAACAGAGAGATATTTTCGGCAAGATCGCCGGGAGTCATTTCAGGTTCAAAAATCAATAGGTTAAATGTCGTGTGAATATCATTATTCTCGAGTATTTCAAGAGCACGGTAGTTTCGTTCAAGAGTACAGTTCCTTCCAAGTGCTTTGAGTCCACCTACAGCATTGTTTTCGATTCCAAGAAAAACTCTGAAAAGCCCTAGTTTTTTAAGTGCTGTAACTACTGGTCTGCTGATGCTATCGGGTCGGGCTTTAACCTGTATGGCAATCTTGCCCATATTGTAACTATCTAAATACTTTCTCAGCGTACTGAACCGTTCTAAGTTGTCTTTTTCTGAGGGGAGAAAAAAGTTATCATCATGAAAATTAAATATTCTCACCCCGTGGTCATGATACAGAGATGCCATCTCTTCCCCAACAGCCCGGGCAGATCTTGCCCTGAACCGTTCTCCGCCATTCTCTTTATGCCATGCCGAGATTGAACAAAAATTACAGTGTGCATAGCACCCTCTGCTGCCAAGTATATTTGCAATTGGCAAGGTCAGGTAGGTTTGGAAAGGAGGTGTTCGGGTTGGTGGTTCAAGAGAATCCAGATCCGTAATGTTTGGGCAACCACTGGTACGACAGACAGAGCCCTCCTTGTTCCGATAACTGACATTTGAAACCTTTGAAACGTTTTCTAAATTAGATGCAAGCTCAAGAATAGGTATTTCTCCCTCGCCGTGTATGATTGTATCCAATGATATAAATGAATTTAACAGCTGTTGAGCGTGAAATGAGGCGAAATGCCCACCCGCGGTGATATGTCCATTGTAGCCGCAAAGACGTAATTTATTGCAAAGCTCCATATACTCCCGCGCTCTTGCAGTAAACACCATCGAAAGACCCACAAGCTCAGGCCAGAATAAAAGCACTTTATCTATAATACTACCGGTCTGATCAGCTGAATGAAAGTCAAATATGCGGCAGTGGTGATTTGCTTTGCTCAATGATGAGTGAATATATCTGAGAGCAAGATTTTCTTCCAGCTCAGGTCCAATAAGAGCTACTTTCATTCTTCCCTCTTTTCTGTATAATTTGAGATTCAGATACCAGCATGTATACTTACTATAATTACATTTTTGATAATTGCAATTGTAACTAAATTATTATTGAAATGATCGTATTCTGTTGTTCTCTCTGCTTACATAAGAACATGGTTCTGGTGTGGAAACCAGGTGTTTTGATGATTGGGTAAGAAGGTTAAAGATTTTTCTCTCGTCCCTGTAAGGGCTACCTCTATGAAAAGTTGGTGGATGTGGAATTCGGGAATCAGGATTTTTTGAGCTCCATCACACCGTCTTGCTGTTATCTCTTAAGACCTCATCCGTGCCGTTGGCCACCCTTCTGCCACAGGGAGAACGACACGCACTAACATAGTTTTTTTAACATATGTGTTACATTACCTATATAGGAAATAGATAACTGTTATATTTTTGGTGTTTGTGTAGACCAATAGAGATTGCGTATTTCACTTGTTTCAAGATTCGAAACGAGCTCCTAAGTATGTCGACCCTAACTGGTGCGAGCGTTTACTTGGCCCTAAAGACAACTTCACCCCGGCTGCATTTTTCCGCACATCTAAGACAAAGATAACATTCTCCACAACGATCAGCTGCAATAATGGCTGTTTCTGTTGGACACTGTTTTTCGCAAATTTTACACTTTGAACATCCTGAGCCGGTGCTGATTCTAAAAAAGCTATATCGTGACACACAAGATTTCATTAGCCCCAGGGGGCAAATCATCCTGCAAAAAGGACGGTAGAAAAAGATTGAAATTAAAACAACCACAGCGAACACATAGAAAAAAGGTTCTACAATCTGAAGTTGAAAAAATGGGGTTATGCCAAACCATTGAAGCAAAGCTATTCCCAATACTATGGCAGTGATTAAAAAAGCAGTAAACGCAAAGATTCCAATGACCACTAAAACTTTTTTTCGTATTGTAACCTTTTTTACAGGTGTCATGTATACCAGTTCCTGCACTGCTCCTATGGGACAGAGATAGCCGCAGAATATTCTGCCTACAACCAAAGATGATAATACAAGGAGCAGAAGAACAAAAGCCACAGCTATAGGAGGCATTCCCTCTGGAGTACTTCGAAGCAGAAGTTGTTGAAACTGAACTGGAAACATGGGGGTAAAAGCAACAAATCCCAAAACCGCCGAAAAAATCAGTACAGAAATGCGTGTTGTTTTATTCAGACGACCCTTTTTGAGTAATAGAAACAGACCTACAGTGCCAAAGAGCACATACAGTGGTCCGATCATCTTTGGAAAATGTTCGTGAAACAAAATGTTTTCTCCTTATCAAAGGATCAGTAACTGAATCGCGTTTTTATTATCGTTAGGGTTGAATTGTCCAAAGCGACGGTCCGCAAATCGCAGAAGCATCAGGCGACTGGGCTGCAGCCGGGACTACCCCGGCTGCACAAAGAAGTAGTATTATAAAAAGCACCAAATTTATTCTTCCCTCCCTTAATGATGGTTAAAGAAGTTTCGCTACGTTTTGGGGACGAGGCACTTTCACCACAAGCACCCTGAAATCACTGTCTGAGCGGTTATACCAGCAGTGCGGAATTTTCGCCGGACTATCGATAATGGTATCCCGTGTCACACTCTTTTCTTCATCACCAATTTCAACCAACCCTTCACCTTCAAGCACATAGAAGAACACATCCACTGGTGTGATATGCCGCTTTAACGATTC from Chitinispirillales bacterium ANBcel5 encodes the following:
- a CDS encoding cellulase family glycosylhydrolase, which codes for MRSFKGLRAIYLIILVALTVNIANSQSLPTANEIADEMGLGWNLGNTMEAIGGPTNWGNPLPTQQLMDSVKAAGFGTVRIPAAWDIYADQNTLEIDPDWMAHVKEVVDYCIDIDLYVVLNIHWDGGWLEHNVWPQYQDEVNRKQADYWGQIATVFRDYDERLLFASTNEPAINDQYGTYFGQERMDVLNSYHQTFIDTVRSTGGNNASRTLIVQGPRTDIELTYEVMTTMPTDHIEDRLMAEIHFYPYQFTLMTEDQDWGNVFYYWGQDNHSTTDTERNSTWGEEAFVDSVFDLMKSRFVDNDIPVILGEFGAMKRMHLTGDVLSRHIQSRRTYYEYVVAAAKQRGIIPFPWDTGYQGNNTFTIFDRHTGEIFDLGLLNAIRSGWGMEKLEGDTSLVQPPDESQALKILVSEKDFTWGQVELDVLRQDMTSYESITVRAYVNGETDYVSEGTTNYGWLSLNLVTMSPVDDEWIWREASLGDLTFNEWENYTVPISDDEEEEGALVPAVADNVTSFALQTYSEGYRGTIYVDWIVFNGKDGTADTVYNFEMLVPGGGGGNVEAVTTIPTDEVENDDEWKTATTTIYEPTSAQTRSPQVRPGTLRTAMSNGFVRANWVAQSSGPAQVSLKNLQGRTIFSRSFDATAGTNTLTIPANYSGMLIVEINQGNKRLINRVISY
- a CDS encoding cobalamin-dependent protein (Presence of a B(12) (cobalamin)-binding domain implies dependence on cobalamin itself, in one of its several forms, or in some unusual lineages, dependence on a cobalamin-like analog.), with amino-acid sequence MKVALIGPELEENLALRYIHSSLSKANHHCRIFDFHSADQTGSIIDKVLLFWPELVGLSMVFTARAREYMELCNKLRLCGYNGHITAGGHFASFHAQQLLNSFISLDTIIHGEGEIPILELASNLENVSKVSNVSYRNKEGSVCRTSGCPNITDLDSLEPPTRTPPFQTYLTLPIANILGSRGCYAHCNFCSISAWHKENGGERFRARSARAVGEEMASLYHDHGVRIFNFHDDNFFLPSEKDNLERFSTLRKYLDSYNMGKIAIQVKARPDSISRPVVTALKKLGLFRVFLGIENNAVGGLKALGRNCTLERNYRALEILENNDIHTTFNLLIFEPEMTPGDLAENISLFNTHPHYPVNFGRVEVYSGTPLEKQLRAQNRLLGDYFGYNYSISDERMQRAYEIFRKVFTGRNFDVNGLNFLCMQLDYYYHLLKHFYPQKVTPGIKTASRSLISDLNHNSAKLLGSILNFVTENPNANSVKVKQLGDDLLLWREKYDQDAKDKFRNLIDEIKSAASNTQQQKRISAAGKAAKAAAAALLLVTTINCNNPVDKDWHTNEMIANPLDDPHFDWDTTSPVQQFQADRVRSRILSIYRQDLYSLLKEHEFIDKEVHLDVLLDTAGTVISYRIALEDEADSLFAAELGELVSKWHFSNVDRFGKCSVNLKMITLQYPRNAIKEFHMFEIIAEPHDYYLDKNPAEPFTVSFHDTVWNQSLWENFHEHPQIVKDELLRQLDSIYVENIDNIVKEHIRNSTMDITIDMILDINGRVTMFRIKSEHEDYNEQLKGLLNREIASWVFPNIYVQTGTKILMRRAGKVSIRINDLSSEQLISEIITTDDKQSGKGDTL
- a CDS encoding 4Fe-4S binding protein gives rise to the protein MFHEHFPKMIGPLYVLFGTVGLFLLLKKGRLNKTTRISVLIFSAVLGFVAFTPMFPVQFQQLLLRSTPEGMPPIAVAFVLLLLVLSSLVVGRIFCGYLCPIGAVQELVYMTPVKKVTIRKKVLVVIGIFAFTAFLITAIVLGIALLQWFGITPFFQLQIVEPFFYVFAVVVLISIFFYRPFCRMICPLGLMKSCVSRYSFFRISTGSGCSKCKICEKQCPTETAIIAADRCGECYLCLRCAEKCSRGEVVFRAK
- a CDS encoding cupin domain-containing protein — protein: MKATRVADAKRVDTPHGVDVRKLYDTEHAQTMHITLKPGESLKRHITPVDVFFYVLEGEGLVEIGDEEKSVTRDTIIDSPAKIPHCWYNRSDSDFRVLVVKVPRPQNVAKLL